The genomic window ACATAACCAAGAGCGGCCATTTGTATGGCTTTATCTTGCGCAAAACCGTCAAGGCCTCCCCAAGCATGATTAATCAACACACAGGGCTTGGGGTCGGCATACGTTTCGTCCCACGCCAAATAGCCTACACAGTCTGTTTTTCCATCTTTATACTCAATAGGACGGGTAGTGATCGTCATTTGTGCTCCACGATTCTAAGCTGGATTGATAAATTCTCATGCGTTTTGTGATAAATCTTGATGTAATTCAATCAGAAGTTTGGCTTATCACAGCCTATGTTTGGCTATTAACCTAACATTATCCATATTTTGCAACACTCCTTACCAAACCTTACCCTGTGGGCCTGAATTAGGCCGCCTAAATTGGGAGTATGAAGTGATGCAAATGAAACATAGCTTAATCGGAATGGGACTTATAGCGGGCTTGGCCGCCTGTTCGACAGCGCAGGAAAACCCAAACTATAAATATTCATCCAAATATGAAGGCCAAGAAGATGTGCGCATGGTCGCCAATTCGGGGCAAAACGCTGTGCAAAATGCGTCTTATTATCACGATGCCACGCCCGTGACCGCGGGTGCAGAGTATGATCGCCAAAGAGATTTCACAAACTCCGCACCTTCATCCGCGGCGACGTCATCGCAAACGATATATACTTCGCAATCCCATACCTATTCTCAGGGGGCTCAGACGTATCAGACAACTCCTTCTGCGACATTGCCAAGCTATCAAGTGCAGGCCTCGTCACAGACATCACCGTATCAAACAGCCCCGTCTCAGACAGTCACATCTGGAGCCGCAGCGCCAACAGATACAGCTTATGCAGGTCAAAGCGTTGAAGGTACGCCAGGTTATGGTGTTTATATCCCTGAGACAACAACCCAAGATATGACGCCATATACTGCGCCGACGCAAAGTGTCGTCGCCGCGAACACGTCTATATCCGGCGCCAGTGAATATCACGATATCGACCGTTTTCAGTCTGTGCCGGCCATTGCGGCGCCAATGCCTATGCCGTCCACTCAAGTATTTTCAACGGGGTCTTATATCGTGAAACAGGGCGACACAGTTTACAGTCTCTCTCGCCAATTATGTGTTGGTGTCGAAGACCTTAAACTCTCTAATGGTTTGGGGTCGAATTATGGTATTCAAATCGGGCAAACACTAACGCTGCCTGCCTCGCAATGCTAAGGGCTTAATCAGACATAGCTGATAAAAATTTACCGACCCATTGTGGTCGGTTTTTTTTGGCTTTTAGAGTTTTACAAAATTTTGATATAAATAGGGGTGCATTCTTTCCTGAATGTCGTATGTTCGAAAACGAACACGAAATTTAGGATATATATGCGAAATCGATTTGCGAAAATTCTGGCCACGCTTGGTCCCGCCAGCCGTGCTCCTCAAACCTTGCGTTTATTACACGAGGTTGGCGTGGATGCGTTTCGTTTAAATTTCTCTCATGGAAGCCATGAAGACCATGCGGAATCCGTGAAAAATATACGCCGCGTACAAGAGCAATGCGGGAATCCCATTACAATTGTTGCGGATATGCAAGGCCCTAAATTACGGTGTGGGCCATTTGAAAGTGGGTCTATTGAGCTCAAATATGGAGAGACTGTCTCGATTGAACTTTCGGAAGCGTTAGGAAAACCGGGCCTCATAAGAATGCCGCATCCAGAGCTGATAGAAGCGTTAAACGAAGGGCATATTCTGAAATTTGATGATGGCAAAATGCAGGTCACAATTTTAGAAAAAACTGACGGTGTTTTAAAGGCGCGCGTTGACGTACCCGGTACGTTGTCTGACCGGAAAGGTATTAATGTAATTAATGCTGTTTTGCCAATGAGCGCCATGACCGATAAAGACCGCGTCGATATGGCTTTCGCATTGACTCAGGATGTGGACTATATTGCGCTTTCATTTGTCCAGACCGCGCAAGACGTCATCGATGCACGCAAGATAATTGGCGATAAAGCAGGTATTATTGTTAAGATTGAAAAACCTTCTGCGGTTGAAGAACTTGATGATATTCTCGCCCATGCGGATGCCGCTATGGTTGCCCGCGGTGATTTGGGTGTTGAGTTACCCTTGGAGCTTGTCCCTGTCGTGCAGCGTCAGATTATTCGTAAGGGCCGCGCTTTGGGTAAACCCGTTATCGTCGCAACCCATATGTTGGAAAGC from Litorimonas taeanensis includes these protein-coding regions:
- a CDS encoding LysM peptidoglycan-binding domain-containing protein, yielding MMQMKHSLIGMGLIAGLAACSTAQENPNYKYSSKYEGQEDVRMVANSGQNAVQNASYYHDATPVTAGAEYDRQRDFTNSAPSSAATSSQTIYTSQSHTYSQGAQTYQTTPSATLPSYQVQASSQTSPYQTAPSQTVTSGAAAPTDTAYAGQSVEGTPGYGVYIPETTTQDMTPYTAPTQSVVAANTSISGASEYHDIDRFQSVPAIAAPMPMPSTQVFSTGSYIVKQGDTVYSLSRQLCVGVEDLKLSNGLGSNYGIQIGQTLTLPASQC
- the pyk gene encoding pyruvate kinase, with the protein product MRNRFAKILATLGPASRAPQTLRLLHEVGVDAFRLNFSHGSHEDHAESVKNIRRVQEQCGNPITIVADMQGPKLRCGPFESGSIELKYGETVSIELSEALGKPGLIRMPHPELIEALNEGHILKFDDGKMQVTILEKTDGVLKARVDVPGTLSDRKGINVINAVLPMSAMTDKDRVDMAFALTQDVDYIALSFVQTAQDVIDARKIIGDKAGIIVKIEKPSAVEELDDILAHADAAMVARGDLGVELPLELVPVVQRQIIRKGRALGKPVIVATHMLESMIDSPTPTRAEASDVATAIYLGADAVMLSAETAVGRHPATAVAIMDRIITAAENDPEFWRYFDQIELPHEPTAEDAIGQSVRSTAKTLGCKAVLGYTLTGSTVQRISRERPPCRVVGLTPRVNTANRLALSWGVLPIVMEDPVNFDDMLGSVQTVAKNHAGLAKGDRIMISAGVPFGRPGTTNLLKIETVD